Genomic segment of Ewingella sp. CoE-038-23:
TCAGCCAAATCACGGTGAAAATCAGGACAGCCGAGAAGCGCACGCGCTCTGCCAGGCCGCCCACCACCAGTGCCACGGTAATACAGGCGAAGGAGCATTGGAACGCCACGTGGATCAGCTGTGAGAAGGTGCCGGTGACGGAATCAAGGCCGATGCCTTTCAGCATGACGTTGCTGAAGCCACCAAACACGGCATTGCCTTCGCTGAACGCGACGCTGTAGCCGTAAAGCATCCAGAGTACGCAAACCAGTGCGAAGGTCACGATGACCTGAGTCAGCATAGACAAGACGTTTTTGGAACGCAGTAAGCCGCCGTAAAATAGCGCCACGCCCGGCACCGTCATGAACAGTACCAGCGCGGTACAGATCATCATGAAGGCGTTATCAGCGCCGTTAGCCACCGCAGGTGCAGCAGCCATGGCAATCGATGGCAACAGGGCAGTTGCACCAAGCCCCATCATCGCGAGAAGTTTTTTCATTGTTAACCCACCCCGTTTCTCAAAAACTGCTGTCTTAAAAAGTGATTAAAGTAATAAGGCCGAATTTACAGTGCTGCTTCGTCGGTTTCGCCGGTACGGATGCGAATAACGCGTTGCAATTCAGCTACAAAAATTTTGCCATCGCCGATCTTGCCGGTGTAGGCCGCTTTGCTAATCACGTCGATCACTTCATCGAGCTGATCGTCGGCAATCGCAATATCGATTTTTACTTTTGGCAGGAAGTTAACGCTGTACTCCGCGCCGCGATATAACTCTGCGTGTCCTTTCTGGCGACCGAACCCTTTGACTTCCGTCACGGTCAGGCCTTGAATTCCTACAGCTGACAGTGCTTCACGCACGTCTTCCAACTTAAAAGGTTTGATCACCACAGTAACCAGCTTCATGTTGCCACTCCTCGAATTAAGAGCCTGCCGCGAGAGGACTCTCGCCGATACGAAAGGGATAAAGCAAAGGCTGTGCCAGAGTTGATCGCGCGGGGCATTCTGGCGTTTTGTGGCTTAATGGCGGGATTTCGGAATCGTCGCAGCGAGGCTGAGAGTCAAAATGGTGCAAATAGCCCAGCCTCCTGCGCACTATTTAAGTGCGCAGCGCTATTTTTCAGTGCAAGGAAAATTTGGCCTAAAGATCGCTGCATGAAGATGGTGCAACGCCAGAGTGCCGGAGTGAGAAATAAGAGGGAAGAAAAGCGCGGTGACCTGAGAGAGTCAGGCCACCGCGAGAGGCCTAGCCGTTTTCAGCGACCGGCTGCTCGTGCTGCGAAGAGGCGAGTTCCTCCCCCACCAGCTGCAACTGATACATTTGATAGTAACGGCCTTTTTCAGCTAACAGCTGGAGGTGATTGCCCTGCTCCACGGCCTGACCGCGATGCAGCACCAGGATGTTATCGGCATCTACAATGGTGGAAAGACGGTGGGCGATGACTACCAGCGTGGTCTGCTGGCGAATAGCCCGCAGCGCGCGCTGAATCGCCTGTTCCGTGCCGGAGTCGATATTGGCGGTTGCCTCGTCAAGGATCAAAATTTCTGGCGCTTGCACCAGAACGCGCGCCATGGCTAACAGCTGCTTCTGCCCCACCGACAAATTGTTCCCCTGCTCGCCGAGACGGGTGTTGATACCATCCGGCATCGCGCGGATCAGCGGCGCAAGCTGCACCACTTCCAACGCGTGCCACACCTGCTCCTCATCGATGTCGCGGCCCAACGTGACGTTAGCAAAAACCGATTCCGCCAGTACCACCGGGTCCTGCTGCACCATGGCGATGCCTTTGCGCAAGCTGGTGTGGGAAAGCTCAGACAGCGGGCGACCGTCCACGCGGATCTCCCCCTGATTCACCGGATAATAGCCCATCAGCAAGTTGGCTAAAGTGCTTTTACCACTGCCGGTGTGCCCAACCAGCGCCGCAAAGCCGCGCGAAGGCACCTGCAAGGAGATATTCTCCAGCACCCATTTATCCGGGCGATAGGCGAAGCTGACATTGCGAATATCAATCTCGCCGCTGCACAGCGGCTTGTCGTCGCTGCCGTACTGCTGCTGGGTACGATCCATCAAATCAAAAATTCGCTCCCCCGCTACAACGGCTTGCTGGTAGATAGACTGCTGCGAGGTCAGCGCAATTAACGGCTCGTTTAAACGCCCAAGGTAGTTAATGAAGGCATAAAGCACGCCGACGCCAATGGTGCCTTCGGCGCTGAAGCCGAATAACAGCAGCAGGCCGCAGAGGATCAGCGACGCGAACAGGCTCAGCAGCGGGCGCAGCAGGAAGCCTTCCAGCCGCAGCGTCTGCATGCGGGCGGCATAGTGGGACTGGCTGGCATTGGCCAAACGCTGCCCAAAGCGCTTCTGCTGGCGGAACTGCTGAATCACGCCCATGCCGTTAATGACTTCGTTAAAACCGTCATTGATATCAGCCAGATAGCTACGAACGCGCCTCACTACCGGCGTGCTGTACACCTGATAGATAGCCATCACGATGAACACCGCCGGGAAGATACACGCGGCGATGGTTGCCAGCCGCCAGTCGAGGCTATACATGGCAATCAGCATGGCGCCAATCAGCGCCACGCTGCGCAGCACGGTCGACACCACGGTGACGTAGAGATCGCGGATCACCTCGGTATCGTTGGTGACGCGGGAGATCAACTGCCCCACCGGCTGAGTGTCGAAGGCGCTTAAGGGCTGGCGCAGGGCGGCGTCCATGACGTCGGTGCGCAGCCTCTGGACCACCCCCACCGCGGCGCGGTTAAACAGCAGCGCCTGATAGTAATGCAGGCCAGCGGCGAGGAATTGCAGCACGATAAAGGTGATGGCCAGCAGGCTGACCATGCCCAGCGGTAACTGGCCCTTCGCCACGTAATTATCAATAAAGTAGCTGATGAGGATCGGCCCGAGCACTTCCGCACCCGCCGCCACCCACAGCATCAGCACGGCAATCGACAGGGGCTTGCTGTAAGGCTTGCCGTAGCTCAAAAGCCTTTTGAGCGTCGGCCAGCTTTTCTGAATTTTAATCATGTTTTATGTCAACCAAACTCGGGGGTTGTTGATCCACAGGAAGGTCATCCACCGGGAGATCGTCCGCAGGAACGTCGTCCAGCGCGGCCTCCAACTGCTGATAGCGATACATTTCGCGATACCAGCCGGGCCTTGAGGAGAGCTGCTCATGGTTGCCGCGTTCGGCGACGGTGCCATTGCTGAACACCAGAATTTCGCTGGCATCCACCAGCGCCGACAGACGATGCGCGCTGATGATCACCGTGCGATCGCTGCCCCAGGTCCGCAAGTTATGCAGAATTTGGTGCTCGGTGCGGCCATCGACGGCGGAAAGCGCATCATCCAAAATCAGGATCTCAGCCTGTAACAGCAAGGCGCGAGCAATGGAGATACGCTGCTTCTGACCGCCAGACAGCATCACGCCGCGCTCGCCCACTTCCGTTTCGTAGCCCTGCGGCAGACGCAAAATATCTTCATGGACGCTGGCTAAACGCGCGGCCTCTTCAATCTCCTGCTGGGTCGCATCAGGGCGGCCCAGCGCGATGTTCTGCGCCACGGTGTCGGAGAATAAGAACGGCGTCTGGCTGACCACCGCCATGCGCCCACGCCAGTCGTCCAGCTGGATTTCTGGCAGTGGCAGGCCGTGGAACTGAATGTCACCCTGCGTGATGTCGAACTGGCGCTGAATCAGAGCCAGCAAGGTGCTTTTGCCTGAACCCGTCGGGCCACACAGCCCCAGCATCTGGCCCGGCTTGAGCACAAAGTCGACGGTGTGCAACGCAGGCTGGCTGTTTTCCGGATAGCGGAAATCGTCAATTTTCACCTCCAGCGTGCCACGCCCTTCCGGCAGAGGCGTTTTGCCATCCACCACGCTCGGCGCTTCCTGCAATAAGCTGCGAATACGGCTGTAGGCGGCACTTCCGCGCTCAACGATGTTGAACATCCACGCCAGCGCCAGCATGGGCCAAATCATCAGGCCAAGGTACATCACAAAGCTGGTGAGCTGGCCCAGCGTGAGATGGTCATGCACCACCATCCAGCTGCCGCCGCCAATCGCCAGCATGTTGGCCATACCGATGGCGACATAAATCGTCGGATCAAAACGGGCATCCACACGCGCGACGTGCATATTCTTCACGCCGGTATCCGCGGCGACGTCGGCAAACTGCGAAGATTGGTGATTCTCAAGGCCGAAGGCTTTGATCATGCGAATACTGGTCAGGCTCTCTTGCGCCTGGTCGTTGAGGGAAGAGAATGCGGCCTGCGCGGTTTTAAAGCGCTGGTGCAATTGGTCGCCATAGCGTTTGATCACAATCGCCATGATAGGCATCGGCACCAGAGAAAGCAGCGTCAGCTCCCAGCTGATTTGCGTTGCCATGACAATCAACACCGCCAGCCCCATCACCAATGAATCCACCAGCGTCAGCACCCCTTCACCGGCGGCAAACACCACGCGGTCGACGTCATTGGTGGCGCGAGCGATCAGGTCGCCTGTGCGATGGCGCAGATAAAACGCCGGATGTTGGCGACTCAGCTGCTTGAAGAAGTTCTGGCGTAGCTCCACCGCCAGCTGATAAGAGGCGCCGAACAGCAGCACGCGCCAGACATAGCGCAGCAGGTACACCAAAATGGCGGTGCCCAGCATCAGACCCAGCCAGGCGAATAAGACGCCGGAGGTCATCTGTTTTGAGGTCACGCCATCAATGACGATTCCAACCAATTTGGGCGGCAGCAGCTGCAAAATAGCGATAATAATCAGCAATGCCACGGCCCCGAGGTAACGTCGCCACTCGCGGCGGAAATACCAACCCAGTTGAGCAAAGAGTCTCACGCAGATTTATCCATATTCTTAAGATTTTTATTATGAAGCAGCGGCAAGAATACCATCCTTAACATGCCAAACAGATGAAACTTTTTTCAAACTGGCCCTAACGCCTCGCCAGCGAAAGCGCCATGTTACAGCGGCAGCTCGGTGGTGGATTTAATCCGCTCCATCGCGAAACTCGAAGTCACGTCGATTAATCCCGGTACACCGTTTACCAGACGTTTGTAAAAGCTGTCGTAGCTTTTCATGTCGGCCACCTGCACTTGCAGCAAATAGTCATACTCTCCGGCCATGCGGTAAAAGCCCAGCACTTCGGGTAATGCTGCCACTTGATCGACAAAATGTTGGTACCAATCGCTGCTGTGGTGCTGAGTTTTTATCAACACGAAGGCCGTGAGATCCAGCCCCAGCTTTTCGTTATCCAGCAACGCCACCCTGCCGCGAATAATACCCTCATCCTCGAGACGCTTGAGGCGTTTCCAGCAAGGCGTGGTGGTCAGGTTCACTGCCTCGGCCAGCACGTTGATGGACTGGGTGCAGTCCTGTTGCAGCATCGACAGCAGCTTGCGGTCAATTTTATCTACCAAGTCGCCTCCCGAGAGAAAATCATTCTCTTTAGGTCATCATTTGTGGGCTAAAGAGTAACTTATTTCTCTGCACAATGCGTTAATCTAAGTGCCATCAACATCTCTTTGCCGACGGACTTCATCATGACTAATGCTTGGGTAAATCACGCCATAAAAGAAATCGACGCCGACTTCCAGCGCTCAGCCGATACCCACTTAATGCGCCTGAGCCTCAGCGATTTCCCCGGCATCGCGCTCTATCTGAAAGATGAAAGCACCCATCCGTCGGGCAGTCTGAAGCACCGTTTGGCGCGTTCGCTATTTTTGTACGGGCTGTGCAACGGCTGGATCCGCGAAAATACGCCGATCATTGAAGCCTCTTCTGGCAGTACCGCCATTTCGGAAGCCTATTTTGCACGTTTACTCGGCCTACCCTTTATCGCAGTTATGCCATCCTGCACCGCGCCGCGCAAAATTCAGCAAATTGAGTTCTACGGCGGGCGCTGCCACTTCGTGGAAAATTCGAGCCAGATCTACGCCGCCTCCGAACAGTTAGCGCGTGAAATGAACGGCCACTATATGGATCAGTTCACCTACGCCGAGCGAGCCACCGACTGGCGCGGCAACAACAATATTGCCGACAGCATCTTCCGCCAGATGTCGCTGGAGCCTAATCCGGTGCCGCGTTATCTGGTGATGAGCGCCGGAACCGGCGGCACCTCCGCCACGCTGGGCCGCTATATTCGCTATCAGGGTTACGACACTGAACTGGTGGTCGTTGATCCGGAAAACTCGGTTTTCTACGACTATTACCATCAGCGCGACCCGAGCGTCACCGCGCAGTGCAGCAGCAAAATCGAAGGAATTGGCCGACCGCGCGCCGAGCCGTCCTTCATTCCGAGCGTTATCGACAGCATGATGCGCGTGCCCGACGCCGCCAGCGTGGCGACCGTACAGTGGCTGGAGGTGGTTCTGGGGCGCAAAGTTGGCGGCTCGACCGGCACCAACGTCTGGGGCGCGCTGCAATTGGCGAAACAGATGCGCGAGAAAGGCGACACCGGCTCCATCGTCACCCTATTGTGCGACAGCGGCGAACGCTACCTGAATACCTATTTCGACCCGGAATGGGTGTCGGCGAATATCGGTGATATCAGCCACTACAGCGCCCAGCTGGCGGGAATTCGCTGAGTTTGTTCAAAAGTGAAAAGGCGACCTGAGGTCGCCTTTTTTGTATCAACGTCTTGTGAATTAGACGATTAACGCTCTTCTAACGGATAGCTGCGGAAGCTCCACAACCCCATGGTTTTCAGCGCGTCGCGGTAAATCCCCTGCTTATCCCCCTGAGAAACGCTTTGCATTTCAGCCAGCGGCTTGTCGATGGCGGCCACGGAAACATACTGAATATCGCGCGGGCCGGTTTCCCAGCTGGCGATGGTGAACAGAGCCTGCGAACGGCGCACGTGGCTACCTGAGCTGACAATCACGGCATGTTTAATGCGATGCTTAGCCAAGGCGTAACGGCTGAACAGCGCGTTTTCCACCGTCGAGCGGGCAAAGTTGTCCTGATAGATGCGTTTGCTGTCGACGCCCTTCTCCACCAGCCACTGCGCCATCAGTTTGCCTTCGGTTTGGTGGTTCTGCGGCACGCCGCCGGTGACCACGATCATCGCGTCAGGCAACTGTTTGGCGAGTTCCAGCGTTTTCTCCAGGCGCTGGATGAGGATTTTATTCATCGAGCCATCCGGGTCCAGCGCGTAACCCAGCGTAACGATTGCCGTCGGCCCGGTGAAGGATTTGGCTTCGTCAGCCGGCAGATGGTCGCGCAGCGGCATGGTAGTGACGTGGTCGATCACCGCGAAGACCTTCTTCAGTTGGTCCACGCGGCCCGGATTCAGCTGCTGCAACGCGGCGAGCTGGGCGTCGGTTCCGGCAGTGTCACCTTTGAAACGATCCCACGCCGCGATGTAACTGTGGGCGTCAACGTCGTCTGGCGCGATGTCCAAAATCTGTTTATACAGGCCCAAGGCTTTATCCACATTGTTGTTATAGATGTACGCGCTGGCGGTGCTGAACAGCAGATCGGCACGGTAAGGCTCTAACTTACTGGCCTGTTGCAGCCTGTCGGCGACAATTTCCATATTGGTTGGCAGCTTGCCGGTAAAGCCAGCGTCGGACACGCGTGCCGGAGATTTAAACGCCGTCAGCGCATCTTGAATCAGAAAATCAACGGTTTGGCGTTCGGAAATATATTGTTGGTAATCAGCCTGTGGCTGAACGGTATCGATGGCCCTGGCGGACACGTTGGCAGAAATCAAAAAAGCTAACGCAAGAGCAACGCGGGTTACTCGTGGAGTAGTGATCATTATTTTATCCTTAAAAGGTTAACTACCTGTCTGGACTATAAATAAAAGCGAAAACAAGAAAAAGACGCGTGGCGGAGAATGGGCGAACTATATGAAAGTCATATGACATTTTTGTGACAGATGCACGCTAGGCAGAAAAAAGCCGGGACAGATAGCCCGGCTGGCTGAAATAACCTTAATATTCGGGGGAATAGGTGAGGTGTGGTGAATGCAGCCAATGTTGTAAAAAGTGGGACACCGCCTGATGTTGGCAATGTCCAATAACTTGTAGGTGTGGAGCCTGCTGTTTGAGGACCGGCAGGGCGTTGCCCATCACCAGCCCCATACCCACGCTTTCCAGCATTTCGCGGTCATTCATGGCGTCGCCGAAGGCCATGCACTCGGCCATTTCGATATCCAATTGCTGGGTGAGAAACGCCAAGGCGCTCCCTTTATTGCTCCCGGCTGGCATGATGTCCAGACAGTCCGCCGCCGAAAAGCATAAATCAATGCGTCCGCCAAAGTGGCTTTCCAACTGTGGCACCAGTTGCAGCAGGACGTCGTGCGGTGCGCAGAAGCAGACTTTGCTGTTGCCGCTGATAGGCAGTTCGGCAAAGTTGCACAGCTGATAGCGGAATCCGCTGAACTCATGGGGGATCAGCAACTTAGGGTCGTCGAGGTCGGTAAACCAACCTTCATCACGGAAAACGTGGCGACTGGCCGGGGTATCCCATTGGGTTCTCAGCAGTTCTTCGGCGCAGTCGTCGGGTAAATCACTGGCGTAAAGGCGATCGCCGTGCAGATTGTGGATGCGCGTGCCGTTGCCGGTAATGAGATAACCCTCCAGGCCGAGATTCGCCAGAATGTCTTTCATCTCAAGGTAGTGACGCCCGGTTGCAAAAGTCAGCGTCATGGGCTTCTCAGCCAGCTGAGCCAGCGTGGCCAGTGTCTTTTCACCTAAACGGTGATCAGGCATTAACAGCGTGCCGTCCATATCAAATGCAGCCAAACGAAACATAACACCTCGCGATTATCCCACCGGGCAGGATGAACAATTTCAGCCGCCTTGGTGTGGAAAGTAAGCAAACTGAGTATGCAACTCGATTTGCGGAAGTAATAGTGAACATTTTAAAAATAGTGTTCCTGATTTAGCTCACACTCCGTGAATTTGCTCCATGTCTCCCGCCAGCCGCTGAGTTATGCTCAAGCCACGAGTTTCTCTCAGAGGGGAGTAGGTGTGGCATGCGTTTGCAAAATCGTCTTAATCAGTTTCAACGGCTGTATGCCAGCGTGGGCAGTCAGCCCGCCACGGTGAATGTCGGCGAGCTGGCGGAAATCTTCTGCTGTAGCGAACGCCACACCCGCACTTTGCTATCGCAATTTCAGCACGCAGGCTGGATAAACTGGCATTCGCAAGCCGGTCGTGGCAAACGCGCCGAGCTACACTGCCTGTATACGCCAGAAAGTTTACGGGGAAATTACTTACAGCAGTTGCTGAAAAACGGTGAACACTCGGCGGCGCTGCAATTTAGCGAAGTCGACCCGAATCATTTAAACGCCCTACTCGCTCCCCACCTTGGCGGCCAGTGGCAGGCCGACGCGCCGACCCTGCGTATCCCCTACTATCGCAGCATGCAGCCACTGGACCCGCAAACCCTGACCGGCCGCGCCGAGCAGCACTTGGCGCATACTTTGCACGCCGGGCTAACTCGCTTCACCACCGGGGATCCGCTGCCCCAGCCTGATTTGGCGCACCATTGGCAAATCAGTAATAACGGCAAAACCTGGTATTTCTTCCTGCGCAGCCAGCTTTATTGGCACAACGGCGAGCCGATCCGTGCCGAGCAGCTGCGCCAGCAGTTGGAGCGACTGCGCCTTTCGCCACGCAGCAGGCACGCCTTCGCCGCCGTAGCGGAGATAAAACTGCCCCACGCGCTCTGCCTGCAATTTGACCTCGAGGTGCCGGACTACTGGCTGGCGCACCGTCTGGCTGATCTTAGCTGTTTGCTGTCTCACCCCGACGATGCCTTCTGCGGCGCGGGGCCTTTCCGTTTAGCCAGCTTTGCCGCCGAGCTGGTGCGCCTCGAGCAGCATGCCTACTACCACTTGCAGCGCCCTTTCCTTGCCGCCATTGAGTTCTGGATAACCCCGCAGCTGTTCGCGCAGCGGGATAATGTCAGTTGCCAGCACCCGGTGCGTATCATGCTGGGGGAGCAGGATGAACTGGCGGATGTCAAACCGGTCAAACGCAGCACCAGCCTGGGTTTTTGCTACATCGCCGCCAATCTGCGTCGGCAGCATTTAACCTCTGAACAGGCGCAAAAGGTGGTGATGATTATCCAGCGCTCTGGCCTGCTCAATAATCTGCCTATTGACCATGACTTGGTGAAGCCGAGCAGTGAGATGCTGCCGGAATGGCCGATCCCCGAGCATCATGCCGATGACGTCATCTTACCGAAAACCCTGAGATTGCTGTTCCACCCGCCGGTCGAGTTGGAGTTTGTCGCGCAGGCGCTGCAAGAGGCACTGCGCGCCGAGAACTGTGAGTTAGAAATCGTTTATCATCAGGGCCGCGTGTGGGATGACGAAAGTGGTATCAATGAGGCCGATATTCTTTTGGGCGACCGTCTGATCGGCGAAGCGCCGGAGGCCACTTTAGAGAACTGGCTGCGTCAGGATATGTTGTGGTCGGGTATTCTGAGTGATGAAGAGTTGGAGCAGCAGGCGCAGCGCCTTAAGACTATTCAACAACTCCCTCTGGCCGACATTCGCGCTGAAGAACTTCGCGACCATTTTTACCATTTGATGAAGCGCGGCACTATTACGCCGCTGTTCAACTATCAATATCAGGTCAGCGCGCCGCCGCGGGTCAACGGCGTACAGCTCACCGCGTGGGGATGGTTCGATTTTTGTCAGGCGTGGATCCCCCCGCCGCTCTCGTGACAGTCTATGATTGATGCTGTTCAGCGATCCCAAAGAAAAGTAACATGAGCCTCATAGAATTTGCCGAAATCGGTGGCAATTGATTCAAGTACAAATGGATAACAACATGAAAAGAGCAGTAGTGGTTTTCAGCGGCGGTCAGGATTCAACCACCTGTCTGATTCAGGCTTTGACGCAATATGACGAAGTACATTGCATTACCTTCGATTATGGTCAACGACATCGCGCTGAGATCGACATTGCTCAGAAGCTGTCGGTAGAACTGGGCGCCAAAGCTCACAAAGTTTTGGACGTGGGTTTACTTAACGAGCTGGCAGTGAGCAGCCTGACCCGTGACAACATTCCGGTGCCGGTGCTGGGCGAAACTGAAGAAAACGGCTTACCGAGCACTTTCGTGCCGGGCCGCAATATTCTGTTCCTCACTCTGGCGGCTATTTATGCTTATCAAGTTCAGGCTGAAGCCGTCATAACGGGCGTCTGTGAAACCGACTTCTCCGGCTACCCGGATTGCCGCGACGAATTCGTCAAAGCGCTGAAACACGCTGTTTCCTTGGGCATCGCGCGCGATATCCGTTTCGACACGCCGCTGATGTGGCTGAACAAAGCTGAGACATGGGCCCTTGCCGATTATTACCAACAGCTGGATTTGATTCGCCATCACACCCTGACGTGCTACAACGGCATCGCGGGTGATGGCTGTGGCGAATGCGCCGCCTGTAACCTGCGCGCCAATGGCCTGCAGCAGTATCAGCAAGACAAAGTCGGCGTTATGGCTAGCCTGAAGCAGAAAACCGGGCTGAAATAATCCGCTCTCTTGGCCGGGCTAACTCTTTAGCCCGGTCGTTCACGCCTTCCTCAGCCTCCTCGCGCCTCTTCCTCTTTCAGCTCTAACTCGCGCAATCTTTCCAACAACTCGCCTTCCAGCGTCAGCGCCTTCTGGGTGCGTAGATCAATGCACACAAAGGTCAGCGTGGCGTCAGCGACGATATCGCCATCGTGGGTGACTACTTGCTCCAGCACGCCGCTGCGGGTATTCAGCTGCTGCAGGCTGCTGTCGATACGCAACACGTTGCCCAGCGTGGCGGGTTTGCGGTAGTTAATGTTGATGTTTACCACGATGAACGCGATGTTATTCTCGCTCATCCATTTAAATCCGCTTTTGTTATCCAGCCACTCCCAACGTGCTGTTTCTAGAAATTCCAGATAACGGGCATTGTTAACGTGCTGATAAACATCAATATGAAAACCACGAACGGTAATAAATGTATGCATAATTGCTTTCCGGCTCCTGCAAAATAGTCATTAAATCCTGACAACTGGTCAGATGTCTTTTGAGATTAGCAGAAGAAAACGGCACTAACCGTGAACAGGTCAGCGCCGCGACTTTCGTCACAATTTCAATCGGTCCTTGTTGCGCTCAAACAGCGCGGCACCAATCCCCGGGACTTCCTGTAGCTGTTCGATTTCCGTGAACTGTCCCAAGTCATCACGGTAGTTAACGATAGCCTGCCCCTTCTTAACGCCAACGCCATTCATCACGCGGGCGAAGTCCTCTGCGGAAGCCGTGTTGATGCTCACCGTGGTGTCGTCAGTGGTCGTGGCCTTCTCCTGCTTAGCCTTAGATGCTTCAGCCTTGCTGGTCGGGGCTTGAGTGGCCGTAGATGCCGTCGTAGTAACCTTACTGGTGGCTGCGGGGGCTGCCTGTAACATAACCGGCAGAGTGGAAAGGCCAAGCGCTAAGGCCAGTGACAGTGATGTAATACCCAATTTTTTCATGCTGTATCCTCCATGTGTTTTCAGCACGGACAGAGTGCAGCAAGTTTATTCGGGCAACAATTGGCAGATTCAAAATGTGGAAAAGGCCGCGAAAGCGGCCTTTGTTTGTTGCAACACGTTGCATAACGCTGCGAGGTTTACTGGAGTTGTGCGCCAGAACCCAGCTTAATTTTTGCTTCCTGACGCAGGTTCGACAGCAGAGCGTCGAAGGTCACGTTAGAAGAAGATTGCTGCAACTCTTGCTCGAAGCGAGCGATTTCATTGTCAGGCAGCTTACCAGCGTTGACCGCCGTCAGCTCAACCAGCACGCTATTGCCCTGATCATCCTGAGACAAACCGTAAACCGGCTGGTCTTTTTGCGGATGAGGCAGCGCATAGACATTCTGCTCGAAAGCCGAAGGCTGTTGTGAACGCTGAACCTTCTGCACGTCGCCGAAACTCAGGCCAGCAGCTTTGAGAGCTTCATCGCCTTTGCCTGCTTTCAGAGCCGTCAGCAGCTTCTCACCGTCCAAACGTGCCTGATCTTCAGCTTTCTGGCGTTTCACCATAGTCACAACCTGCTCTTTCACTTCAGCAAAAGGTTTAACGCCTTCCGCCTTGTGAGCATCAACACGTACCACGAAGGCGCGATCGCCATCCACGGTGATGATGTCAGAGTTGCTGCCCGGCGTACCGTCTTGACCAATCAGGCCGCCATCAAAGATTGCCTGAATGACAGGTTTGAAGTTGATGGCCGCAGGAATAGATTGCTGAGTGAACCAGTCGGTGTGAGTCGCCTTAACGCCAGCCACCTCTTCAGCAGAAGCCAAAGATTCGTTGTCGTTGTTCGCGGCTTCGCTAACTT
This window contains:
- the cof gene encoding HMP-PP phosphatase yields the protein MFRLAAFDMDGTLLMPDHRLGEKTLATLAQLAEKPMTLTFATGRHYLEMKDILANLGLEGYLITGNGTRIHNLHGDRLYASDLPDDCAEELLRTQWDTPASRHVFRDEGWFTDLDDPKLLIPHEFSGFRYQLCNFAELPISGNSKVCFCAPHDVLLQLVPQLESHFGGRIDLCFSAADCLDIMPAGSNKGSALAFLTQQLDIEMAECMAFGDAMNDREMLESVGMGLVMGNALPVLKQQAPHLQVIGHCQHQAVSHFLQHWLHSPHLTYSPEY
- a CDS encoding SgrR family transcriptional regulator; amino-acid sequence: MRLQNRLNQFQRLYASVGSQPATVNVGELAEIFCCSERHTRTLLSQFQHAGWINWHSQAGRGKRAELHCLYTPESLRGNYLQQLLKNGEHSAALQFSEVDPNHLNALLAPHLGGQWQADAPTLRIPYYRSMQPLDPQTLTGRAEQHLAHTLHAGLTRFTTGDPLPQPDLAHHWQISNNGKTWYFFLRSQLYWHNGEPIRAEQLRQQLERLRLSPRSRHAFAAVAEIKLPHALCLQFDLEVPDYWLAHRLADLSCLLSHPDDAFCGAGPFRLASFAAELVRLEQHAYYHLQRPFLAAIEFWITPQLFAQRDNVSCQHPVRIMLGEQDELADVKPVKRSTSLGFCYIAANLRRQHLTSEQAQKVVMIIQRSGLLNNLPIDHDLVKPSSEMLPEWPIPEHHADDVILPKTLRLLFHPPVELEFVAQALQEALRAENCELEIVYHQGRVWDDESGINEADILLGDRLIGEAPEATLENWLRQDMLWSGILSDEELEQQAQRLKTIQQLPLADIRAEELRDHFYHLMKRGTITPLFNYQYQVSAPPRVNGVQLTAWGWFDFCQAWIPPPLS
- the queC gene encoding 7-cyano-7-deazaguanine synthase QueC gives rise to the protein MKRAVVVFSGGQDSTTCLIQALTQYDEVHCITFDYGQRHRAEIDIAQKLSVELGAKAHKVLDVGLLNELAVSSLTRDNIPVPVLGETEENGLPSTFVPGRNILFLTLAAIYAYQVQAEAVITGVCETDFSGYPDCRDEFVKALKHAVSLGIARDIRFDTPLMWLNKAETWALADYYQQLDLIRHHTLTCYNGIAGDGCGECAACNLRANGLQQYQQDKVGVMASLKQKTGLK
- a CDS encoding thioesterase family protein, producing the protein MHTFITVRGFHIDVYQHVNNARYLEFLETARWEWLDNKSGFKWMSENNIAFIVVNININYRKPATLGNVLRIDSSLQQLNTRSGVLEQVVTHDGDIVADATLTFVCIDLRTQKALTLEGELLERLRELELKEEEARGG
- a CDS encoding ComEA family DNA-binding protein is translated as MKKLGITSLSLALALGLSTLPVMLQAAPAATSKVTTTASTATQAPTSKAEASKAKQEKATTTDDTTVSINTASAEDFARVMNGVGVKKGQAIVNYRDDLGQFTEIEQLQEVPGIGAALFERNKDRLKL